The Triticum aestivum cultivar Chinese Spring chromosome 3A, IWGSC CS RefSeq v2.1, whole genome shotgun sequence genome includes a region encoding these proteins:
- the LOC123056811 gene encoding uncharacterized protein, producing the protein MAAGAVLYDNNSPAHHHHLSFNLLLQEADEGVAAIQATLAADASVAAIPRSSRRIRPRASLTNPRSPPLPALSSLLTRSHRPSSVAAAPLTLWRSGATPRRQLLSRKTTIHDYIIYGSGLARNTAASTPSPSSSTFDPDLRRPGSALRQAPGPSELVIGLPGMSEPRSQMPPPMSTTTLEAADDQE; encoded by the exons ATGGCCGCCGGCGCCGTACTCTACGA CAAcaacagcccagcccaccaccaccatCTCTCCTTCAACCTCCTGCTACAGGAGGCAGATGAGGGTGTGGCGGCCATCCAGGCCACTCTAGCCGCCGATGCCTCCGTGGCGGCCATCCCGCGGTCCTCGCGGCGGATAAGACCCCGAGCCTCGTTGACGAACCCTAGATCGCCTCCCCTCCCCGCTCTTTCCTCTCTCCTCACTCGAAGCCATCGCCCGAGCTCGGTTGCCGCCGCGCCATTGACGTTGTGGCGCTCTGGAGCCACCCCGCGCCGTCAGCTGCTGTCCAGGAAGACCACCATCCACGACTACATCATCTACGGGTCCGGATTGGCCCGGAACACCGCCGCATCGACGCCATCACCATCTTCTTCCACCTTCGACCCCGACCTCCGCCGCCCTGGATCCGCGCTCCGGCAAGCCCCCGGCCCGTCCGAGCTCGTCATCGGCCTCCCCGGG atgtcggagcccaggagccagatgccaccgccgatgtctactactacattggaggccgccgacgaccaggagtag
- the LOC123060431 gene encoding uncharacterized protein, producing the protein MDVSGSPSELACLKAAAAELARLKARDDLLEELAAEGSAELKAETNMLLKEFAHLLQTYKMKGCISFYGRRALQMVPSNDFDFVVDFNHVLDEGYIDLAVKIVKENDACRGNAWLLGTAINFLRTPRLLDRNELQSVFLDFENLPVSMKSFAQYDALDLVQGDASPFGQENHLVTARFIGRQIYISAEEHVLKQNLAGKTWGGQFEAKDIYIILFSRTSILCLIRPSGETLVCSPENRVLDIKKLHEIMSVKYELAGHFPPHFKCLDDDISLLDATTIDVSSVVQYLPYHVALMPFAANEYLTEKLHKAIESVRIPANEFRDYISVFESVPAGNVDWRDDYTESNSQDELLKAVYKHDPRAIQQILDKSIGPVQEDTSNTEVQITSATVLQENTRFAELQESTRQDSSSSTGVRSSAVTEKTKFKRNKKGKLAFKRHLDVHLHSHLAAKAGTRPLSGMFQAEAYSSKNNDVLGEIFTDLFSGPSMKMKKFLRPIMAHYRHLRDMDDE; encoded by the exons ATGGATGTGAGTGGCTCTCCGTCTGAGCTGGCTTGTCTGAAGGCCGCGGCTGCTGAGCTGGCTCGTCTGAAGGCCCGTGACGACCTCTTGGAAGAGCTCGCCGCTGAAGGCAGCGCAGAGCTGAAAGCTGAGACCAACATGCTGCTGAAGGAATTTGCCCACTTGCTTCAAAC TTACAAGATGAAAGGCTGCATCAGTTTCTATGGACGTAGAGCGTTGCAAATGGTTCCGAGCAACGATTTCGACTTCGTAGTTGATTTCAATCACGTTCTTGATGAAGGATACATTGACCTGGCAGTAAAGATTGTGAAGGAAAACGATGCTTGCCGTGG CAATGCATGGTTATTAGGGACAGCAATAAATTTTCTCAGGACACCGCGTCTGCTGGATAGGAATGAACTGCAATCCGTTTTCTTGGACTTTGAAAATTTGCCCGTGTCCATGAAGTCCTTCGCTCAGTATGATGCTTTAGACCTGGTTCAAGGAGATGCTTCGCCCTTTGGACAGGAAAATCATCTGGTGACAGCCAGGTTTATTGGCAGGCAGATTTATATCAGCGCCGAGGAGCATGTGCTTAAGCAGAATCTTGCTGGAAAAACCTGGGGAGGGCAGTTTGAAGCAAAAGATATTTATATCATTCTGTTCAGCCGCACAAGTATCTTGTGCCTGATCCGACCAAGTGGAGAAACCCTTGTTTGCTCTCCTGAAAATAGGGTCTTGGACATCAAAAAGCTGCACGAAATCATGTCTGTGAAGTATGAACTTGCCGGACACTTCCCTCCGCACTTCAAATGCCTGGATGACGATATATCTCTCTTGGACGCTACCACCATTGATGTGAGCTCAGTGGTGCAGTATCTCCCTTATCACGTTGCACTCATGCCATTTGCGGCAAACGAGTATCTTACTGAGAAGCTGCACAAGGCTATAGAAAGTGTCCGGATTCCAGCCAACGAATTCCGTGATTATATCTCCGTGTTTGAGTCAGTGCCGGCTGGTAATGTTGATTGGAGGGACGACTACACCGAGTCAAATTCACAGGATGAGTTGCTAAAGGCAGTCTATAAGCACGATCCCAGAGCTATCCAACAGATTTTGGACAAGAGCATTGGTCCAGTTCAGGAGGACACGAGCAACACTGAGGTGCAGATCACAAGTGCCACTGTGCTCCAGGAGAACACGAGGTTCGCTGAGCTCCAAGAGAGCACAAGGCAGGACAGCTCAAGCTCCACGGGGGTAAGGTCTAGTGCAGTGActgagaaaactaagttcaagcgAAACAAGAAAGGAAAGCTAGCCTTCAAACGCCATTTGGATGTGCATTTGCACAGCCACTTGGCTGCTAAAGCTGGTACAAGGCCGCTAAGTGGCATGTTTCAGGCGGAGGCGTACTCATCAAAAAACAACGATGTTCTTGGAGAGATATTCACTGATCTGTTCAGTGGTCCGTCAATGAAGATGAAGAAATT CCTTCGGCCGATCATGGCACACTACCGTCACTTGAGAGATATGGATGATGAGTGA
- the LOC123060433 gene encoding probable choline kinase 2 codes for MVAGGQRPSPAMSQALRPRWSVLWPSRLRVIRQARPGTAAVSFNNRCNDRPRRRAPPLTPMAAAAADAGPELRRSSSIDRIPAEARRILHRLAGELWGADVDPAALVVSQLKGALTNEVFRITWPGGEGDPRKVLVRIYGQGVEVFFDRADEVRTFECMSRHGQGPRLLGRFPQGRVEEFINARTLSAPDLRDPEISGLIARKLREFHELDMPGPKDISLWQRLRRWLEEARSRCSTEEARELRLETLGDEIAELENVLSGVDQRVVFCHNDLQYGNIMIYEETRQVTLIDYEYASFNPIAFDIANHFCEMAADYHSDTPHVMDFTKYPDMDEQRRFLEAYLSSSGENPSDVEVETLLGLIAKYSLTSHLFWGLWGIVSAHVNKNIDFEYKEYARHRFDQYWDTKPRILQACNTTS; via the exons ATGGTCGCCGGCGGCCAGAGGCCCTCTCCGGCAATGTCTCAAGCCTTGCGGCCGCGCTGGTCGGTGTTGTGGCCTTCTCGTCTGCGGGTGATCCGCCAGGCACGTCCCGGCACTGCCGCCGTCTCCTTCAACAACCGATGCAATG atcgcccccgccgccgcgcgccgccgctgacgccaatggccgccgccgccgccgacgccgggcCCGAGCTGCGGCGGAGCTCCAGCATCGACCGCATCCCGGCGGAGGCGCGCCGCATCCTGCACCGCCTCGCCGGCGAGCTCTGGGGCGCCGACGTCGACCCCGCGGCCCTCGTCGTGTCCCAGCTCAAGGGCGCCCTCACCAACGAGGTCTTCCGCATCACCTGGCCCGGCGGCGAGGGCGACCCGCGCAAGGTGCTCGTGCGCATCTACGGCCAGGGCGTCGAGGTCTTCTTCGACCGCGCCGACGAGGTCCGCACCTTCGAGTGCATGTCCCGCCACGGCCAGGGCCCCCGCCTCCTCGGCCGCTTCCCCCAGGGCCGCGTCGAGGAGTTCATCAACGCCAGG ACGCTCTCGGCGCCGGATCTGCGCGACCCGGAGATTTCCGGCCTGATTGCCAGGAAGCTGCGGGAGTTTCACGAGCTCGACATGCCTGGACCCAAGGACATCTCGCTCTGGCAGAGGCTGAG gcggtggcttgaggaagctcgcAGCAGGTGCTCGACCGAGGAGGCCAGGGAATTGCGGTTGGAGACGCTCGGCGATGAGATTGCGGAGCTGGAGAATGTATTGTCCGGGGTCGATCAGAGAGTAGTATTTTGCCATAATGATTTGCAGTATGGGAACATTATGATATACGAAGAGACCAGACAAGTGACCTTAATT GACTATGAATACGCTAGTTTTAACCCTATTGCGTTCGACATTGCGAATCACTTCTGTGAGATGGCTGCTGATTATCATAGTGATACACCGCACGTGATGGACTTCACAAAATATCCTG ACATGGATGAACAGCGGAGATTTCTTGAGGCTTACCTTAGTTCTTCAG GAGAAAACCCATCCGATGTAGAAGTCGAAACATTGCTTGGCTTGATTGCAAAGTACAGTCTCACAAGCCATCTCTTCTGGGGTCTCTGGGGAATAGTCTCG GCGCATGTGAACAAGAACATCGACTTTGAGTACAAGGAGTACGCGAGGCATCGGTTCGACCAGTACTGGGACACGAAGCCGAGAATACTGCAAGCCTGCAACACAACCAGCTGA